A section of the Cutibacterium granulosum genome encodes:
- a CDS encoding MFS transporter, translating into MKKNSLVLAICIIVLELIGGMQTYLTQLILPIMAADLDAQDMYGVITGVGSLSTMVGLPIGATFLRRCRLPRILLTATAALIVGAIISATAPTIWVFLIGRAIRGFAGACLAMTSIGAVAVGLTGRARQLTLAFNSASWIIASIVGPSYAAWVTHLLSWRWAMLCYLPFLLAARIVIAENLDADQHSDDSPMPLKATGLIAIGITLIIVPVPSPWKYVLMIAGFLILGWVAIISMPPHTFTTGGIRLHALAGLFFLTGAYYSANELVTLSYHDLFGGDAKDLGYIILGGGLGWAITGVLAGLKPTKNPRHYLIRIGVGVGLIITASTLITIALATRMAGLPPFQAMMVLWISAGIGMGVVYLDVLSTLFEDPIVPDGIPIEAIAGSSVIVENLASAMFVPLLTSLVAVAFPQHGTSTPITPPRWPYALSWGLVAVLAVIALSYLIRSGHSEKAAWLAKPAEADQSDRAAQAQPSVR; encoded by the coding sequence ATGAAGAAGAACTCCCTCGTCCTGGCGATCTGCATCATCGTCTTGGAACTCATCGGCGGGATGCAGACCTACCTCACCCAGCTCATCCTGCCGATCATGGCGGCCGACCTCGACGCCCAGGACATGTACGGCGTCATCACCGGGGTCGGATCCCTCTCCACCATGGTCGGCCTGCCCATCGGTGCCACCTTTCTCAGACGCTGCCGACTTCCGAGAATCCTCCTGACGGCCACAGCGGCCCTCATCGTCGGGGCCATCATCAGTGCCACCGCCCCCACCATTTGGGTCTTTCTCATCGGCCGCGCGATCCGCGGATTCGCTGGGGCCTGCCTGGCCATGACGTCCATCGGTGCCGTCGCCGTCGGACTGACCGGGCGAGCTCGTCAACTCACCCTGGCTTTCAACTCGGCCAGCTGGATCATCGCATCCATTGTCGGCCCGAGCTACGCCGCATGGGTCACCCACCTGCTCTCCTGGCGCTGGGCGATGCTGTGTTACCTGCCCTTCCTGCTCGCGGCGCGGATCGTCATCGCCGAGAACCTCGACGCCGACCAGCACAGCGACGACTCCCCCATGCCCCTCAAGGCCACCGGGCTCATCGCCATCGGCATCACCCTCATAATCGTCCCGGTGCCCTCACCGTGGAAATACGTCCTCATGATCGCAGGATTCCTCATCCTGGGCTGGGTGGCCATCATCTCCATGCCGCCGCACACTTTCACCACGGGTGGCATCCGCCTGCACGCCCTGGCAGGTCTGTTCTTCCTCACCGGCGCCTACTACTCCGCCAACGAGCTGGTCACGCTGAGCTACCACGACCTCTTCGGCGGTGACGCCAAGGACCTCGGCTACATCATTCTCGGCGGCGGACTCGGATGGGCCATCACCGGCGTACTCGCCGGCCTCAAACCCACCAAGAATCCACGTCATTACCTCATCCGGATCGGGGTGGGCGTCGGGCTCATCATCACCGCGTCGACCCTCATCACCATCGCTCTGGCCACCCGGATGGCCGGTCTGCCACCCTTCCAGGCCATGATGGTGCTGTGGATCAGCGCCGGGATCGGCATGGGGGTCGTCTACCTCGACGTCCTCAGCACCCTCTTCGAGGACCCCATCGTCCCCGACGGCATCCCCATCGAGGCCATCGCGGGATCATCCGTCATCGTCGAGAATCTTGCCAGCGCCATGTTCGTCCCGCTACTCACGTCTCTGGTCGCGGTGGCCTTTCCCCAACACGGTACCTCAACGCCGATCACCCCACCACGCTGGCCTTACGCCCTGTCCTGGGGTCTGGTTGCCGTGCTCGCCGTCATCGCACTGAGCTATCTCATCCGCTCCGGGCACAGCGAAAAGGCAGCGTGGCTGGCCAAGCCTGCCGAGGCAGACCAGTCAGATCGCGCGGCCCAGGCTCAGCCCTCAGTCAGGTGA
- a CDS encoding GNAT family N-acetyltransferase: MTALAVGPVALRPLKLTDAPKLRAIVDEESWQGNSTPFPTSDDQMRDHLRSLIEADNFEMYAVELDGRFVGRTGLYDIVPGIRCQIGYTIYGRNVWGTVVNPSAKLMLFRRAFEDFGMHRVALRCDHRNTRSRSAIARLGAQLEGTLRSFRPAADGTIADIDYFSVIRAEWPGVEAGLEERIARYQG, encoded by the coding sequence ATGACTGCTCTTGCTGTGGGTCCGGTCGCTTTGCGTCCTCTCAAACTGACCGACGCGCCTAAGCTGCGCGCCATCGTCGACGAGGAGAGTTGGCAGGGCAATTCCACCCCGTTTCCAACGTCTGACGATCAGATGCGCGACCATCTCCGGTCACTGATCGAGGCGGACAATTTCGAGATGTATGCCGTCGAACTTGACGGACGGTTCGTTGGCCGGACCGGTCTGTATGACATTGTTCCGGGGATTCGTTGCCAGATCGGGTACACCATTTATGGTCGTAACGTGTGGGGCACGGTGGTGAACCCGTCTGCGAAGCTGATGTTGTTCCGGCGTGCCTTTGAGGACTTTGGTATGCACCGGGTCGCCCTGCGCTGTGATCATCGCAATACCCGCTCTCGTTCGGCGATTGCCCGGCTTGGGGCACAGCTTGAAGGCACGCTGCGATCTTTCCGTCCGGCGGCTGACGGAACCATCGCCGATATTGATTACTTCTCGGTAATCCGCGCTGAGTGGCCCGGTGTTGAAGCCGGGTTGGAGGAGAGGATCGCCCGGTATCAGGGCTAA